One Mycolicibacterium rufum genomic window, AGGGACGTCCCTGCGCCGGCGCGGACTACGCCGCGGCGCGCACGAAGTGGTTCGACGACTTCATGCTGTCGGCCAGCGCGGGGGGCGTCTCGCAGGTGGTCGTGCTGGGCGCCGGCCTGGACACCCGGGCGTGGCGGTTGCCGTGGCTCAGCGACACCGTGATCTTCGAGGTCGACGAACCGACGATGCTCGATCTGAAGACCGCGACCATGGACGCCTCCGCCGCGCAACTCGGCGCCAAGTACATGCCGGTGCCGGTGGAGTCGGGCGACGACTGGCCGGGTGCGCTGCGCGCCGCCGGCTTCGATCACCAGGAGCCGACCGCCTGGGCGATCGAGGGCGTCTTCGGTGAACTGTCCGCCGAGGAGCAGGACGCCTTGCTCTCGGAGATCGCTCTCTACAGCGCACGGGGCAGCCGGATCGCCGTCGAGGCGGCGGCGAATCCCGATGTCGCACAATGGTTGTGCTGCAACCGCTGGGAGGCGTCATCGGTCGACGTGCGCGACGTGATGCACCGCTATCACCGGGACACCGACGGCGACGTCACGATTCCGCCGTACGTCTTCGTCGAGGCCAAGCTGCTCTGAGCCGGCTCACTCCGAGAGCTGGAACTCCACCATCGCGGTGACAGTGTCGACGGCCTCGGACAGCGCCAGCACCCGGTCGGCCGCGGTCGGCGCGGCCAGCACCGAGTACCGGTCGGCCTGTCCCATGGGGAGCCGAGCGGTCAACGCGTACAACCACATCGCCGCATCCCCGGAGTCGTCGGCGCCGTGCACGATGTCGCGCGCGTTCACCTGGGCACCGCGCGCCGACGCGATCCGCTCGAACAGCGCCACCATTCGGTCTTCGATGTCGCGGATCTGGTCGACCGTGACCGGCGCGCCCGGCTCGTCGGGCCACAGGTCGATCACCGCCCGCGGATACGGGTCGTCGGGCAGCCACTCGATGACCCGAAACCGTTCGACCATAGCGCATTTCATGGCGTAGCGACCCTCGCCCAGGTCGACGTACTCGGTGATGTGGGCCAGCGTCCCGACGTCGCTGCGGCTGTCGCCGCCACCGACCTCACGGCCCGCTTCGATCAGCACCGTCCCGAAGGCAGGATCCTCGGCGGCCAGACACGCCTGCACCAGGGCCGAGTACCGCGGCTCGAAGATCCGCAGCGGCAGTTCCTCACCGGGCAGCATCGCCACCTCGAGCGGGAACATCGGAACCGTCGGCATGCTCAGATCACCAACTCACCGACCAGCGCGTCGACGACGGCGCGCAGATCACCGTCGGCCTCCTCGGCCACCCGGCGCTGCCGCTGGTACGACGCGCCGTTGCGGCAGATCTCGGCGACCGCCGAGAGTTCGTCGACGCACGACAGGGATTCGGCCACGGGCACCAGCCGCTCGAGCTGATCGTCGAGATCCTCGGTGACCAGTCGCTCGTTGCTGTCCTCGTCGAGGATGATGATCGCGTCCAGGCCGTAGCGCGCGGCCCGCCATTTGTTCTCCTGCACGTGCCACGGGGGCATCACGGGCAGTGTCTCACCGGCGTCGAGGCGGCGATCGAGATCCACGATCAGGCAGTGCGTCAGCGCGACGAGCGCGGAGAGCTCCCGGAGGTTCGACACTCCGTCGAAGATCCGCACCTCCACCGTCCCCAGATGCGGCGAAGGCCTGATGTCCCAACGGATCTCGTTCATGTGGTCGATGATCCCTGTCTTCTTCTGATCGGCGACGAAGCCCTCGAACTCGCGCCACTCCTGAAAGTGGAACGGCAGGCCGGCCGTCGGAAGCTGTTGGAACATCATCGCCCGGTTGCTCGCGTAGCCGGTGTCCTCCCCGTCCCAGAACGGCGAGGACGCCGACAGCGCCAGCAGATGCGGGTAGTAGTTCAACATCGAGGTGATGATCGGCATCACCTTGTGCGCCGAGGACACCCCGACGTGGACGTGCACACCCCAGATCAACATCTGCCGGCCCCACCACTGGGTGCGCTTGATCAGCTCGGCGTAGCGCGGCGCGTCGGTCAGCTTCTGCGCCGACCACTTCGCGAACGGGTGTGTGCCCGCACAGAACAACTCCATGCCGCGCTCCCGCACGACGGTGCGCACAGGGCGCAGCGTGGACCGCAGATCGTCCATCGCCTGGGGCACGCTGTCGCAGACGCCGGTGACGACCTCGACGGTGTTGCGCAGCAGTTCCTTGTGCACATGCGGGTTCTCACCGATCTCGGCGATCACCGAGGCGGCCTCGTTGCTGAGGTCGCGGGTCTGGGCGTCGACGAGCGCGAACTCCCATTCGACACCGAGCGTCGGCCGGGGCGACCCGGCGAAGTCGATGCGGCTGCCGGCCCGGCGGTCAGCCCCGAGTGATGACACCGCAGGCCACCCGCGCTCCGGCGTCGCCGGTCGCCAGGGTGGTCTGATCCGGCGGCGGTGCGCCGTTGACCTGCTGATAGCGCTCCGGCGGGATGTTGGCGAAGTTGTCCGCCTTCTCGTGGATGATGATCGCCGTGCCCGCGCCGCCCAGCAGTTCCTCAGCGGTGAAGGCGTCGGTGGTCGTCATCAGCTTGGCCGAGCCGTCCTCGCGCACCTGCAGCGAGGCCAGGTCACCGCTGGCGGGGTGACCGCTGTGGCCGGGCACCTGCAGGTGGCCGCCCGCGGAGTTGAAGTTGGCCGGCGCGCCTCCGGTCGGTGCCACCGAGTTGGCCTCGCACTTGCCCACCGAGTGGATGTGCATGCCGTGGAAGCCGGGGGTCAGCTGGTTCCTGCCGGTCGTCTGCACGGTGACGGTGGCGAATCCCCCGGAGAACGCGATGTCGGCGGTCGCCACGGTGGTGCCGTCGGGCAACTTCAGATCGGCCTTGAGGGTCTCGCCGCCGGCGGCCTGCGCTTGGCCGCCCTCGGCACCGCCCTCGCCCGAGCCTCCTTCGCCGGCGGGCGCCGACGGGGACGGCGAGCCGGTCCACACCGACGGTGTGGTTCCGGGGGTGTCCGAGGGCACCTCTCCGGGAGGCGAGCAGGCGGCCAACGCGAGGGCTGGCGCTGCGAACAGGGTGGCGGCGGCGACGGTCCTGAGCATGAGCAAGAGCCTAGCCGGTGACTGCCACGATCACGCCTGGTGGCTGGTCTGTGACTTCGGGGACCCGCGGCGCCACCGGCGCCTCGAGCAACCGGCCGATCTCCTCGGCCGCCTGCTGCTCGCCAGGAGCGTCACTGAAGAACACGGTGGTGACCGTCGTCTCCGGCAGGGTCAGGTTGCCCGTTTCGGTGACATTCCAGCCGGCGTCCCGCAGCCGGTTGGCCGTCGTCTCGGCGGCGCCTTCGGTGGTGGAGATGTTGAAGACCCGCACCTCGGCCTTCGCCGGCGCGGCGGTGCTCGACGGCGTGGTCGGCGTGCTGGTGATGGAGGTGGTGATCGAGTCGCTGTCGGACGAGTCGTCGTCGCCGCCGCTGAGCGCCTGGAACCCCACGAGGAGAAAGACCACGCCCAGGAACAGCAGCACCATCACGATGGCGCGCAGGGGCAGACCGGAGGATTCTCGCTGGTTCATCGGCGCCTACTGTATCGGCTCGCCGTCGCGGTCAGGTCACGTCGAAGCCGAGGCGCCGCGCCGCGCGGGCCTTCTGCCGACTCGCCCGCAGCCTGCGCAACCGCTTGACCAGCATCGGGTCCGCGGCCAGCGCTTCCGGCCGGTCGACCAACGCGTTCAGCACCTGGTAGTACCGGGTCGCCGACATCGAGAAGAGCTCCTTGATGGCGTCTTCCTTGGATCCGGCGTACTTCCACCACTGCCGTTCGAACGCCAGGATGTCGTGCTCCCGACGGGTCAGGCCGTCGGCGGGTTCAGCGCCGTCTGCGGAGTCCCCGGACTTCTCAGCCCGCGCGATCGCGCCGTCCATATCGCCTCGTGGACCCTTCCGACGGTCGAAATGACACCAGTGTGGTTTCGGCTGGTATTCAATCACGGCTCGGTCACGGACGGGGGCACCAATGACCGCGAGTCGGGGCCGACGCCGGCCACCCTAAGCTTTCGGGCATGGCTGTCCGACCGATCTGCATCGTGGGTGACCCCGTCCTCCACACCCCCACCGAGCCGATTCCCGTCGGCGAGGACGGAACGCTGCCCGCCGATCTCGCGGATCTGATCACCGATCTGTACGACACGATGGACGCCGCCCACGGAGTCGGCCTGGCCGCCAACCAGATCGGCGTCGGCAAGCGGGTCTTCGTCTACGACTGCGCCGACGCCCGCGGCAAGACCCTCCGCCGTCGCGGCGTCATCGTCAACCCGGTGTTGGAGACCTCCGAGGTGCCCGAGACGATGCCGGATCCGGAGGACGACGACGAAGGCTGCCTGTCGGTGCCCGGCGAGTCGTTCCCGACGGGACGCGCCTCCTGGGCCCGGGTGACCGGCCTGGACGCCGACGGCACCCCGATCACGCTGGAGGGGACGGATCTGTTCGCGCGGATGCTGCAGCACGAGACGGGACACCTGGACGGTTTCCTCTATCTGGACCGGTTGGTCGGACGGAACGCGCGCAGCGCCAAGCGGGCGGTGAAGTCACACGGGTGGGGTGTGCCCGGGCTGACCTGGATGCCCGGTGAGGACCCCGATCCCTTCGGGCACTGAGCCGTGACGGACCTGCCGGAGTTGGGCGCTCGCGTCAGCCTGCGGTACCGGCTGCCGGCCGGCGAGTCGCGACCCTTCACCGACGTCGTCGGCCACGTCGAGCAGGTCGACCCTGCGGTGCTGGTGCGCACCCGTCACGGCGATCTGGTCTCCGTCCGCCGCGACGACGTCGTCGCCTTCCGGGTGGTGCCCGAACAACCGGTGCGCGCCGGACAGATCCGCAATCTCGAGCACGCGGCGGCGCTGGCGTGGCCGGGCACCGAGCACCAGTGGTTGGACGGGTGGTTCCTGCGATTCGGTGGCGGCGCCACCCGGCGCGCGAATTCAGCTGTGCCACTGCAGTTCACGTCGGTCACCGAGATCACCGCGGCGGCGCGCTGGTATGCCTCGCGCGGGGTGCCCGCGCTGATCTCGGCTCCGGACCGGCTGTTCCGCATTCCGGAGGGCGTGCCGACGGACGCCGAAAACCTGGTGATGACACGCGATATCGGTCCGGGCGAGCTGGGTGAGGTGTCCGTGGCAGCGCTTCCCGACGACGACTGGATTCGGCTCTACGAGCGCGAGGTCCCGGTGCCGGTGCTGACCGCGGTCGTGGACGGCGAGGTCGTGTTCGGGGCGCTGGCCGGTTCCGCGGTGGGCAGGGTCGCGCTCACCGAGGCGCCCGACGGCACCCGCTGGGCGGGCGTGTCCGCGGTGCACGTCGTCGCCTCGGCGCGACGCCGGGGCCTGGCCCGCCGACTGTGCGACGGGTTGTTGGCCTGGGCAGGCGACCGGGGTGCCACGCGCGCCTACGTCCAGGTCGTCACCGACAACGACGCCGCCCGCCGGCTGTACGAGCAGATGGGGTTCACGCTGCACCATCGGTCGCGCTACGTGCGTGCCGAGGACCTACTGTGATGGGCATGCGACTGGCGACCTGGAACGTCAACTCGATTCGCGCCAGGGTCGATCGCGTCACCGACTGGCTGGAGCGCGCCGACGTGGACGTGCTCGCCATGCAGGAGACCAAGTGCTCCGACGAGCAGTTCCCGACGATGCCGTTCGCCGCGCTGGGTTATGAGGTGGTGCACTGCGGGTTCAACCAGTGGAACGGCGTGGCGATCGCCTCGCGCATCGGCATCGACGACGTCGCGGTGGGTTTCGACGGTCAGCCGACGTGGAGTTCAGACGACACCGTGGAGGCCGCCGCCGAGGCCCGAGCGCTGGGCGCGACGTGCGGGGGCGTGCGGGTGTGGAGCCTCTACATTCCCAACGGCCGCTTCGTCGGTTCGCCCCACTACGCGTACAAGCTGGAATGGCTTGCTGCGCTCCGTGATACCGCACACCGATGGCTCACCGACGATCCGGCCGCGCCGATCGCTATGGTCGGCGACTGGAACATCGCGCCGACCGACGACGACGTGTGGAGCGTCGAGGCCTACCAGGGCAGCACCCACGTCACGCCGCCGGAACGCGACGCCTTCGCCGCGGTCGTCGACGCCGGTTACTCCGACGTGGTGCGTCCGTTCGCACCTGGCCCCGGCGTCTTCACCTACTGGGACTACACGCGGCTGGCGTTCCAGAAGCGCCGAGGTATGCGCATCGACTTCATCCTCGGGTCGCCGGCGTTCACCGACCGCGTCACGCACGCCGAGATCGTCCGTGAGGAGCGAAAAGGTAAGGGCGCGAGCGATCATGCCCCGGTGCTCGCGGAGCTCGCGAACTGAGTCGTCAACCGAACAGCGGGAACGCCCGCTTGCGGGCCAGCGCGTCCATCCCCCGCTGGATGCTGTCCTGCACCTCACGGTAGATGCGGTCCACGTAGTCGGGGTCCTCGGCACGGGCCGGGTCATGATCCACCTCGATCGCCGGCATCAACCGGGTACGGATCTTGGCGGGCAGCGGCAACTGCGGCAGCGCGGCCGGCGCGATTCCCCACGGCAGTGAGACGGCGAGCGGAAACACCTTGAGCCGCAACAGCTTGTCCAGACGCAGCGCACGGGAGAGCCCGTCGCCGCGGATCAGCACCGGCATCGCGTCGGCGCCGCCGACGGTCGCGATCGGCACGATGGGCACCCCCGCCTTGATCGCCATCGCGACGAAGCCCTTGCGGCCGGCCAGATTCGCCTGGTCGCGTTCGCTCCACGGGCGCAGGGAGTCGACTTCGCCCCCGGGCCAGAGCGCGACGTCGCGACCTTCGGCCAGTGCCGTGGCGATCGAGTCCGGCGCGGCGGGCAGCACGCCCATCGCGCGGAAGTAACGGCCGATCACGGGGATCGCCATCAGTGCGTCGTGGGCGGTGCCGTGCAGGGGACGCTCCTGACCGAACCGGCGCCACCAGTGCACCCCGACGGTCCACGCGTCCCAGACGAACGGGGCCCCGGAGTGGATGCCGACCAACAGGACGGGCGCGTCGGGCAGGTTCTCCCAGCCGTCGAACTCCATCCGGAACCAGTGGTCGACCAACGTGTTCCAGAAGAACTTCTGGCGCTGCATCGTCGCCTCGTCCTGTCCGGCGAGGTCCCAGTCGCCGGCGCGCTGCGCCACCCATCCGGACACCCCGCCGTCGGTGCGCTCCCGCTTGGCGGCCATGGCCGCTCTCTTCTCCTGCGCGTGTTCGTGTGCCTGCCGGCGCACCTCGTCGGGGCGGCCATCGGTGGTGGACGACATGGTGGGCGCATACCCCCGACGTGCGCCCGGTCACACCTTGGAGTTCGCTGTGGACCGCTATCGACCAGTGGCAGCGCGTTCGGGTCTTTCGTCCCTGCCGCCCGCGGCTCGGCGCTTTTAGCGTCTGCTGCATGAGATCCCCCGTCCTGCGCGCCGCGATGGTGCTGACCGCGCTGGCGGCCGCCCTCTCGCTCACCGTCGCGCCCTCCGCAGGTGCGGCGACCGTGCTGACGCTGGAGGAGACGCTGGGCATCGGCACGGGCGAGATGACCGATCTGCTCGGCGGTGCGGTGTGTCACGCGCCGGCGAACACGTGCGTGGAGGTCGAGTATCCAGCGGTGGTGGGGCCGGAATCGGTGCCGGCGGGTGTCGTGGCACTGGACGCGGCCATCGCGACGACTCCCGCGCCGGTGATCGTGATGGGCTACAGCCAGGAGGCGATCGTCGCCGGGCACTGGCTGCGGGAACACGCCGCGGAGCCCGGAGTGCCGACACCGCAGGACCTGTCGTTCGTGCTCGTCGGCAATCCCGCCCGTGCGTTCGGGGGTGCGTACGTCCCACTGGGCGACACCACCCCGCAGACGCAGTACACCGTGACCGACATCGCCCGCCAGTACGACCTGTTCGCCGACTTCCCGAACAAGCCGTTCTCCCCCTTCTTCCTGCTGGCCGTCGCGAACGCCGCGATGGGCGTCAAGACGGTGCACCTGGACTACACCGCGGTGAACCCCGACGACCCGGCCAACGCGCGGTGGACGGTCGACAACACCACGTATGTGCTGGCGCCGACGCACGACCTGCCGCTGCTGCAGCCCCTGCGCACGCTGGGGTGTGACCGACTGGCCGATGCGCTCAACGCGCCGCTCAAGGCGATGGTCGACCGGGCCTATCGGCGCCCGGTCCCGTTTCCCGACGCGCAGACGCGGAAGGCGGACCGGGCGGATCGTGTGGAGGTGCGACGCACCGCGCGGGCGCAGCGCCACGCGGTGGCGACGGCCCGGCGTGACGCCCGCAGCGACCACCGGACCGCGCGAGCCGCGCGGAGATCCGACGACTGAGTGTTGTCGGCGGCCGTTGCTAGTATCGAACACATGTTCGATGAGTGATCCGACGGTGACGTCCTCGCGGTGGTCGAGGATGCGCTACGCCAGGAGTCGATGCAGATCGCGCGCAAGCTCGCGGCGATCGCGCAGTTGTTGGGCCGGCGGATCGAGGAGGAGCTGGCCATCGACGCCGATGCGCGATCGATGATCACCGGGTTCGCCCGCACCACCGCCGAGGTCGCCGCGCTGATCAACATGTCCACCGCTGCCGCCCGCGCGACGGTGTTCGCCGCCGAAACGCTGGATCAGCGCTTGCCGGCCGTGGGAGCGCTGCTCGCTCGCGGCGAGGTGAGCTGGCCGACGGTCGAGCTGGTGATCAAGCGCACCGAGCTGGTCGCCGAGGACCTGATGCCCCAGATCGACGCCGAGCTGGCCGACCGTCTCGCCAGCTGGTCGTCATGGTCGCGGCGGCGGGTCATCGACGCCGTCGACCATGTGGTCAGCACCATCGACAGCGACGGGGTCAAGAAGCGCCGCCAGCGCGCTTATGACGAGCGCGGGGCGCAGGTCAGCTCGGACGGTGACGGAATGGCCACGGTGCGGGTCAAACTCACCGCTCCGGCGGGCAGGATGGTCGACGCCGAGCTGTCGGCGATGGCCGCCACGGTGTGTCCGGCCGACCCGCGCACCCGCCAGCAGCGCCGCGCCGATGCCTTTGAAGCCCTCGTCGAGCGCCGCAACCTCGAATGCCGTTGCGGTGCACCGGATTGCCCCCAGGCCGAACCCGCGCCTGCACCTCCGGCACCGCAGGTCTCGCCGAAGGTGGTGCTGAATGTCGTGGCGAGCGCCGACACGGTGAACGGACACAGCCAGGCGCCGGGCTATCTGGTGGGCTTCGGAGTGATCGACGCCGAACTGGTCCGCGAGCTGGCCCGCGACGCCACCCGCCGGCTGGTCGAGGAGCCCACCGTCAGCCCGGCCGAAGAACTGCGTTACCGGCCGGGCGCCGCGCTGGCCCGCTGGATCCGCCTGCGCGATCTGACCTGCCGGGCACCCGGATGCTCGGTGCCGGCCGAACAGTGCGACATCGACCACGTCATCCCGTTCGACCACCGTGACCCGGCTGCCGGCGGGCGCACCGTGTCATGGAACCTCGCCTGCTTCTGCCGAGAACACCACCGCTGCAAGACCTTCGGCGGCTGGTGCGTCGAACTCCAGGCCGACGGAACCATCGTGTGGACCTCTCCGGCAGGGCAGGTGTCGCGCACCACGCCTGGCTCCACCGCCCTGTTCGGCCTGACCACCCGACCGCGGCGCCGCGAAGACCACACCCGGGTCGAACGCGCCCGCGCTCGGCTCTGCGCCCACCGCGCCACCTCCGAGTTCAACCGCTATCGCAACCAGGCCGCCGCCCAAGAGATCAGGGACCGCCGCTGGCGCAACGACACCCGGCGATGGCGATACCTGTTCCACGGCCCGATCAGCGACAAGCCGTCCACCGCCCCCTACATGCGCTGGGTCAACGATCCGTTGGAACCCGAAGAGCTGCAACCACATTGGCAACCGCCACCACGGGCGCGATCCGACCCCGACGAACCGCCGCCGTTCTAGGCGTCCTGACGGTCCTCGGCGTAACGCCCGGGATTGAACATCGAGGCGACGGCGCCGATGAGCATCATCACCGCCGCGGCGATGAACACGACCACCAGACCGCTGTGGAACGGCTCGGTGATGAGCTCCGGGAAGAACGTCTTACCGGTCAACACGTCGACGTTCACGCCGGGCTGCTGCAGGGCATGCGAGGGCTCGAGCAACTCGGCGATCGGGTTGTAGCCCAGGAATGCCGCGAACAGGCTGCCCACCGGCGGGAGATTGGCGACGTCGTGGGCCACCGCAGGCGAGACGCCCTGAGCCTGCAGGCCGCTGCTCATCGCGCCGGGCAGCGAGTTGGCCAGGCCGACGATCATCAGCGAGAAGAAGATGCCGATCGACAACGACGAGCCCGCGTTGAAGAACGTGGCCCGCACACCCGACGCCGCACCGCGCTCGGCCGACGGAACGCTGGACATGATCGCCGCGGTGTTGGGGGCGGTGAAGATGCCGCCGCCGAGTCCGTTGAGGAACACCAGCACCGCGAACAGCCAGTAGTCGAAGTTCACCGGGATCAGTACCAGCGCCACGAACGTCACAGCCATCAGCAGCATGCCGCCCACGGTGAACGGCCGCGCG contains:
- a CDS encoding SAM-dependent methyltransferase yields the protein MIRRDADSSGYHRALGVAMVRAWENDSAHPLFTDPYARLLVEAAGAAAPEGRPCAGADYAAARTKWFDDFMLSASAGGVSQVVVLGAGLDTRAWRLPWLSDTVIFEVDEPTMLDLKTATMDASAAQLGAKYMPVPVESGDDWPGALRAAGFDHQEPTAWAIEGVFGELSAEEQDALLSEIALYSARGSRIAVEAAANPDVAQWLCCNRWEASSVDVRDVMHRYHRDTDGDVTIPPYVFVEAKLL
- a CDS encoding LON peptidase substrate-binding domain-containing protein; the encoded protein is MPTVPMFPLEVAMLPGEELPLRIFEPRYSALVQACLAAEDPAFGTVLIEAGREVGGGDSRSDVGTLAHITEYVDLGEGRYAMKCAMVERFRVIEWLPDDPYPRAVIDLWPDEPGAPVTVDQIRDIEDRMVALFERIASARGAQVNARDIVHGADDSGDAAMWLYALTARLPMGQADRYSVLAAPTAADRVLALSEAVDTVTAMVEFQLSE
- a CDS encoding glutamate--cysteine ligase, with amino-acid sequence MSSLGADRRAGSRIDFAGSPRPTLGVEWEFALVDAQTRDLSNEAASVIAEIGENPHVHKELLRNTVEVVTGVCDSVPQAMDDLRSTLRPVRTVVRERGMELFCAGTHPFAKWSAQKLTDAPRYAELIKRTQWWGRQMLIWGVHVHVGVSSAHKVMPIITSMLNYYPHLLALSASSPFWDGEDTGYASNRAMMFQQLPTAGLPFHFQEWREFEGFVADQKKTGIIDHMNEIRWDIRPSPHLGTVEVRIFDGVSNLRELSALVALTHCLIVDLDRRLDAGETLPVMPPWHVQENKWRAARYGLDAIIILDEDSNERLVTEDLDDQLERLVPVAESLSCVDELSAVAEICRNGASYQRQRRVAEEADGDLRAVVDALVGELVI
- the sodC gene encoding superoxide dismutase[Cu-Zn], producing the protein MLRTVAAATLFAAPALALAACSPPGEVPSDTPGTTPSVWTGSPSPSAPAGEGGSGEGGAEGGQAQAAGGETLKADLKLPDGTTVATADIAFSGGFATVTVQTTGRNQLTPGFHGMHIHSVGKCEANSVAPTGGAPANFNSAGGHLQVPGHSGHPASGDLASLQVREDGSAKLMTTTDAFTAEELLGGAGTAIIIHEKADNFANIPPERYQQVNGAPPPDQTTLATGDAGARVACGVITRG
- a CDS encoding LytR C-terminal domain-containing protein produces the protein MNQRESSGLPLRAIVMVLLFLGVVFLLVGFQALSGGDDDSSDSDSITTSITSTPTTPSSTAAPAKAEVRVFNISTTEGAAETTANRLRDAGWNVTETGNLTLPETTVTTVFFSDAPGEQQAAEEIGRLLEAPVAPRVPEVTDQPPGVIVAVTG
- a CDS encoding DUF3263 domain-containing protein produces the protein MDGAIARAEKSGDSADGAEPADGLTRREHDILAFERQWWKYAGSKEDAIKELFSMSATRYYQVLNALVDRPEALAADPMLVKRLRRLRASRQKARAARRLGFDVT
- a CDS encoding peptide deformylase — translated: MAVRPICIVGDPVLHTPTEPIPVGEDGTLPADLADLITDLYDTMDAAHGVGLAANQIGVGKRVFVYDCADARGKTLRRRGVIVNPVLETSEVPETMPDPEDDDEGCLSVPGESFPTGRASWARVTGLDADGTPITLEGTDLFARMLQHETGHLDGFLYLDRLVGRNARSAKRAVKSHGWGVPGLTWMPGEDPDPFGH
- a CDS encoding N-acetylglutamate synthase, CG3035 family, translated to MTDLPELGARVSLRYRLPAGESRPFTDVVGHVEQVDPAVLVRTRHGDLVSVRRDDVVAFRVVPEQPVRAGQIRNLEHAAALAWPGTEHQWLDGWFLRFGGGATRRANSAVPLQFTSVTEITAAARWYASRGVPALISAPDRLFRIPEGVPTDAENLVMTRDIGPGELGEVSVAALPDDDWIRLYEREVPVPVLTAVVDGEVVFGALAGSAVGRVALTEAPDGTRWAGVSAVHVVASARRRGLARRLCDGLLAWAGDRGATRAYVQVVTDNDAARRLYEQMGFTLHHRSRYVRAEDLL
- a CDS encoding exodeoxyribonuclease III — its product is MRLATWNVNSIRARVDRVTDWLERADVDVLAMQETKCSDEQFPTMPFAALGYEVVHCGFNQWNGVAIASRIGIDDVAVGFDGQPTWSSDDTVEAAAEARALGATCGGVRVWSLYIPNGRFVGSPHYAYKLEWLAALRDTAHRWLTDDPAAPIAMVGDWNIAPTDDDVWSVEAYQGSTHVTPPERDAFAAVVDAGYSDVVRPFAPGPGVFTYWDYTRLAFQKRRGMRIDFILGSPAFTDRVTHAEIVREERKGKGASDHAPVLAELAN
- a CDS encoding lysophospholipid acyltransferase family protein, translated to MSSTTDGRPDEVRRQAHEHAQEKRAAMAAKRERTDGGVSGWVAQRAGDWDLAGQDEATMQRQKFFWNTLVDHWFRMEFDGWENLPDAPVLLVGIHSGAPFVWDAWTVGVHWWRRFGQERPLHGTAHDALMAIPVIGRYFRAMGVLPAAPDSIATALAEGRDVALWPGGEVDSLRPWSERDQANLAGRKGFVAMAIKAGVPIVPIATVGGADAMPVLIRGDGLSRALRLDKLLRLKVFPLAVSLPWGIAPAALPQLPLPAKIRTRLMPAIEVDHDPARAEDPDYVDRIYREVQDSIQRGMDALARKRAFPLFG
- a CDS encoding PE-PPE domain-containing protein, with protein sequence MRSPVLRAAMVLTALAAALSLTVAPSAGAATVLTLEETLGIGTGEMTDLLGGAVCHAPANTCVEVEYPAVVGPESVPAGVVALDAAIATTPAPVIVMGYSQEAIVAGHWLREHAAEPGVPTPQDLSFVLVGNPARAFGGAYVPLGDTTPQTQYTVTDIARQYDLFADFPNKPFSPFFLLAVANAAMGVKTVHLDYTAVNPDDPANARWTVDNTTYVLAPTHDLPLLQPLRTLGCDRLADALNAPLKAMVDRAYRRPVPFPDAQTRKADRADRVEVRRTARAQRHAVATARRDARSDHRTARAARRSDD
- a CDS encoding HNH endonuclease signature motif containing protein yields the protein MVEDALRQESMQIARKLAAIAQLLGRRIEEELAIDADARSMITGFARTTAEVAALINMSTAAARATVFAAETLDQRLPAVGALLARGEVSWPTVELVIKRTELVAEDLMPQIDAELADRLASWSSWSRRRVIDAVDHVVSTIDSDGVKKRRQRAYDERGAQVSSDGDGMATVRVKLTAPAGRMVDAELSAMAATVCPADPRTRQQRRADAFEALVERRNLECRCGAPDCPQAEPAPAPPAPQVSPKVVLNVVASADTVNGHSQAPGYLVGFGVIDAELVRELARDATRRLVEEPTVSPAEELRYRPGAALARWIRLRDLTCRAPGCSVPAEQCDIDHVIPFDHRDPAAGGRTVSWNLACFCREHHRCKTFGGWCVELQADGTIVWTSPAGQVSRTTPGSTALFGLTTRPRRREDHTRVERARARLCAHRATSEFNRYRNQAAAQEIRDRRWRNDTRRWRYLFHGPISDKPSTAPYMRWVNDPLEPEELQPHWQPPPRARSDPDEPPPF